The Populus alba chromosome 6, ASM523922v2, whole genome shotgun sequence genome contains a region encoding:
- the LOC118048422 gene encoding auxin-responsive protein SAUR76, which produces MAKGGKLMRLKSVLKKLNSFNNSKQSRPCKIGSSISVTNDDISSSYSSGDLHPVYVGKSRRRYLISSDIIDHPLFRELAERSSSEESPETINVACEVVLFEHLLWMLENADPQPESLDELVEFYAC; this is translated from the coding sequence ATGGCCAAAGGAGGCAAGCTCATGAGGCTCAAGTCGGTCCTCAAGAAACTCAACTCCTTCAACAACAGCAAGCAAAGCCGCCCCTGTAAGATTGGAAGCTCCATATCTGTCACCAACGATGACATCTCCTCCTCCTACTCCTCCGGTGATCTCCACCCCGTGTACGTAGGAAAATCTCGTCGACGCTATCTCATAAGCTCCGATATCATTGACCATCCACTGTTTCGTGAGCTTGCAGAGAGGTCTAGTTCTGAGGAATCCCCTGAAACTATTAATGTTGCATGTGAGGTGGTTTTGTTCGAGCACTTGCTTTGGATGTTGGAGAATGCTGATCCACAACCTGAGTCTCTTGACGAGCTCGTTGAATTCTATGCTTGTTGA